The Lacrimispora xylanolytica genome has a segment encoding these proteins:
- a CDS encoding nuclear transport factor 2 family protein: MNNYNVKNQMDKAGIVDTYALIDEMTSQTTYQTALEEAIRNRLENGFKNWNGGYDGWLEWCNTLYEPDAYYNIPYNGTQRRCTLEEYKSMMGQLFQHFTMELGKFDNMIIKDNWCAIRYTVKVKNLDTGTEILQHTMEFVRFKDNGDERGVRVVEGWALSDSPLSIKQ, encoded by the coding sequence ATGAATAATTACAATGTTAAAAATCAGATGGATAAGGCCGGCATTGTGGATACCTATGCCCTTATAGATGAAATGACTAGCCAGACCACGTACCAGACGGCACTAGAGGAAGCTATCCGCAACCGTTTAGAGAATGGCTTTAAAAACTGGAATGGTGGCTATGACGGCTGGCTTGAGTGGTGTAACACTTTATATGAGCCGGATGCATATTACAACATTCCTTATAATGGTACCCAGCGCCGCTGTACACTGGAAGAGTACAAGAGCATGATGGGACAGCTTTTTCAACATTTCACAATGGAACTGGGCAAATTTGACAACATGATCATTAAAGATAACTGGTGTGCAATTCGCTATACTGTGAAGGTGAAAAATTTAGACACGGGTACTGAAATCCTCCAGCATACCATGGAGTTCGTAAGATTCAAGGACAATGGTGATGAGCGCGGAGTCAGAGTTGTAGAGGGGTGGGCGTTGTCCGACAGTCCGTTATCCATAAAACAATAA
- a CDS encoding THUMP domain-containing class I SAM-dependent RNA methyltransferase, with product MEAVLKKEITDLGYDITTVEDGRVTFIGDDEAICRANIFLRTAERVLLKAGTFHAESFEDLFQGTKSIAWEEYIPQDGKFWVAKASSIKSKLFSPSDIQSIMKKAMVERMKKSYGVEWFEEKGSSYPIRVFLYKDEVTVGIDTTGDSLHKRGYRTLTSKAPITETLAAALIMLTPWNKDRILVDPFCGSGTFLIEAAMMAANMAPGMNRSFLSEDWKNLIPRKCWYDAMDEANDLVDQDVKVDLQGYDIDPEIIKAAKSNAASAGVEHMIHFQQRPVNALSHPKKYGFVITNPPYGERIEEKKNLPELYRQIGERYKALDAWSLYMITAYEDAEKYIGRKADKNRKIYNGMMKTYFYQFMGPKPPKRKTGDSVEN from the coding sequence ATGGAAGCGGTATTAAAAAAAGAAATAACAGATTTAGGATATGACATTACAACCGTTGAAGATGGAAGAGTGACATTTATTGGTGATGATGAAGCCATCTGCCGGGCAAATATCTTTCTTCGTACCGCAGAGCGTGTGCTTTTAAAGGCAGGCACCTTTCATGCGGAATCCTTTGAGGATCTTTTTCAGGGAACAAAATCCATTGCCTGGGAGGAGTATATTCCCCAGGACGGTAAATTCTGGGTTGCCAAGGCTTCCTCAATAAAGAGTAAGCTGTTCAGTCCCTCTGACATTCAGTCCATCATGAAAAAGGCAATGGTGGAACGAATGAAAAAGTCTTACGGTGTGGAATGGTTCGAAGAAAAAGGAAGCTCTTATCCTATCAGAGTATTTCTTTACAAAGATGAGGTAACTGTGGGAATCGATACCACAGGAGATTCTCTTCATAAGAGAGGCTACAGAACCCTTACCAGTAAGGCTCCTATTACAGAGACTCTTGCAGCAGCCCTCATTATGCTGACTCCATGGAATAAGGATCGTATTTTAGTGGACCCGTTCTGCGGTAGCGGTACCTTTTTAATTGAAGCGGCTATGATGGCTGCGAATATGGCTCCTGGCATGAATCGTTCCTTCCTTTCCGAAGACTGGAAGAATCTGATTCCAAGAAAATGCTGGTACGATGCTATGGATGAAGCCAATGATCTGGTGGATCAGGATGTAAAAGTAGATTTACAGGGATATGATATCGATCCTGAGATCATAAAAGCAGCAAAATCCAATGCAGCCTCTGCAGGCGTAGAGCATATGATCCATTTCCAGCAAAGACCAGTGAATGCATTAAGCCATCCGAAAAAATATGGATTTGTCATCACCAACCCGCCTTATGGTGAGCGAATTGAAGAGAAAAAGAATCTTCCTGAGCTCTACCGTCAGATCGGCGAGCGTTACAAAGCCCTTGATGCCTGGTCCCTGTATATGATCACGGCCTATGAAGACGCGGAAAAATACATTGGAAGAAAAGCAGATAAGAACCGTAAGATCTATAACGGTATGATGAAGACCTATTTCTATCAGTTTATGGGGCCAAAGCCTCCAAAAAGAAAAACAGGAGATTCGGTTGAAAATTAA
- a CDS encoding sensor histidine kinase yields MKQYKKESTFKLIQFKWVFVADSIVVVGAVMAYGLIATCWLGMNSENALSMLAIIPLMILAVSLGTVFTLRSVRRKMDDLLIGIKEVSNGNLDVQLDCKKADEYAPIYDGFNRMAAELKNTKTEMQNFINDFSHEFNTPITSISGFAQYLIDTGDDIENTERNQYLQIIADESLRLSTLSQSTLLLSKVEACEIITEKEAYNLSEQIKRCAILLLPKIEQKKIELELDVDDICYVGNAELMEQVWINVLTNAIKFTPEHGEIKIAAKCTSNEITLKFFDSGIGMDEETAAHIFEKYYQHDTTSAVRGSGIGLSIVSRIITLCGGSICVESKPQEGSTFLITLPI; encoded by the coding sequence ATGAAACAGTATAAAAAAGAATCAACCTTTAAACTGATTCAATTTAAGTGGGTTTTCGTTGCAGACTCAATCGTAGTTGTTGGTGCTGTGATGGCCTATGGGCTTATTGCTACATGCTGGCTTGGCATGAATTCGGAAAATGCGCTTTCTATGCTGGCAATCATACCACTTATGATTCTTGCAGTCAGTTTGGGAACGGTTTTCACACTGCGGTCTGTTCGCAGAAAAATGGATGATCTGTTAATTGGTATAAAAGAAGTATCCAATGGCAATCTGGACGTACAGCTAGACTGCAAAAAGGCAGATGAATATGCACCAATCTATGATGGGTTTAATCGTATGGCAGCAGAGCTTAAAAATACAAAAACAGAAATGCAAAACTTTATCAATGATTTTTCACATGAATTCAATACACCTATTACTTCAATTTCAGGATTTGCACAATACCTTATTGACACAGGAGATGACATAGAAAACACGGAACGCAATCAATATCTTCAGATCATTGCCGATGAATCTCTTCGTTTGTCCACCTTGTCGCAGTCCACACTTCTGCTTTCCAAGGTGGAGGCCTGCGAAATTATCACCGAAAAAGAAGCATACAATTTATCCGAACAAATAAAGCGGTGTGCTATCCTGCTGCTGCCGAAAATTGAACAGAAGAAGATAGAGCTGGAACTGGATGTAGACGATATTTGTTATGTGGGCAATGCGGAGCTGATGGAACAGGTATGGATTAATGTTCTTACTAATGCCATTAAATTCACCCCTGAACATGGGGAAATTAAAATAGCCGCAAAGTGTACCTCTAATGAGATTACTCTTAAATTTTTCGACAGCGGTATAGGTATGGACGAAGAAACCGCCGCACATATTTTTGAAAAATATTATCAGCACGATACTACCTCTGCCGTAAGAGGCAGCGGTATTGGCCTTTCCATTGTTTCCCGCATTATTACTCTTTGTGGGGGTAGCATTTGCGTAGAAAGTAAACCTCAAGAGGGAAGTACCTTTTTAATCACGTTACCCATCTAA
- a CDS encoding C40 family peptidase — protein MKNKMWKAFGLLGLLCGLGLATPAKVQGAEIAVETSTTLYAKIDVPVSVLNTANPSGSILSNAEEGKTYEVMEAPKDGWVRIKVPQGEGYIKSSSATLIEKAQEKVDKSALKRQEVVDYALQFVGGRYVYGGVNPNTGVDCSGFTRYVLGKAGGVSISRSSRSQSAEGRTVSYENARAGDLVFYGKNGSINHVALYMGDGRVVHASTEKTGIIVTNVMYRKPVKFVSVLN, from the coding sequence ATGAAGAATAAAATGTGGAAGGCGTTTGGGCTCTTAGGGCTGCTTTGTGGACTTGGTCTGGCTACTCCGGCTAAGGTTCAAGGAGCAGAGATTGCAGTGGAAACCAGCACAACACTTTATGCAAAGATCGATGTGCCTGTTTCAGTTTTAAATACTGCCAATCCCTCAGGAAGCATACTTTCCAATGCGGAGGAAGGAAAGACTTATGAGGTCATGGAAGCACCAAAGGATGGCTGGGTGAGAATCAAGGTTCCCCAGGGAGAGGGCTACATAAAAAGCAGCTCTGCTACCTTGATTGAAAAGGCTCAGGAAAAGGTGGACAAGTCCGCCCTAAAGCGCCAGGAGGTAGTAGATTACGCACTTCAGTTCGTTGGAGGCCGCTACGTATACGGCGGAGTCAATCCCAATACCGGAGTGGATTGTTCCGGCTTTACCAGATACGTACTTGGGAAGGCTGGCGGTGTTAGTATCAGTCGCAGCTCCAGATCCCAGTCCGCGGAAGGACGGACGGTCAGCTACGAGAATGCCCGTGCAGGAGATCTGGTATTTTATGGTAAAAATGGGTCGATTAACCACGTCGCCCTATATATGGGAGACGGCCGTGTGGTCCACGCTTCTACAGAAAAGACAGGAATTATCGTAACAAACGTCATGTATCGCAAGCCTGTGAAATTTGTTAGTGTTTTGAACTAA
- a CDS encoding C40 family peptidase, translating to MMKKTWKTLGLMAFCSAIVIARPSDVRADEISGPGLSYGNYLVTVDSDKVTISKDEDGQEALMTATKGASFQVMEDMGDGTVKVKVNDTYGYLPVDGNATVTQTDESTLAALEVKNKEDVAVDFRQSIANYGLQFVGGRYAYGGTDPRTGVDCSGFTRYVLQHAAGINLSRSSGGQATQGRAISADQMRPGDLLFYGSGRSINHVAMYIGNGQVVHSSTYSTGIKTSPWNYRTPVKIVNVIGD from the coding sequence ATGATGAAAAAAACATGGAAAACGTTAGGCCTTATGGCTTTCTGCAGTGCAATTGTAATTGCTAGACCTTCAGATGTAAGAGCAGATGAGATATCCGGTCCAGGACTTAGTTATGGAAATTATTTAGTAACTGTTGATTCAGATAAAGTTACAATCAGCAAAGATGAAGATGGACAAGAAGCTTTGATGACCGCAACCAAGGGCGCTTCCTTTCAGGTGATGGAAGACATGGGCGATGGAACAGTCAAAGTTAAGGTTAATGATACATACGGCTATTTGCCGGTAGATGGCAATGCAACCGTTACTCAGACAGATGAAAGCACTCTGGCAGCACTGGAAGTTAAGAATAAGGAAGATGTAGCTGTTGATTTCAGACAGAGCATTGCAAATTACGGTTTACAGTTTGTAGGCGGACGTTACGCTTATGGCGGAACTGACCCAAGAACGGGAGTTGATTGCTCCGGTTTCACAAGATATGTATTACAGCATGCGGCAGGAATTAATTTAAGCCGTTCCTCAGGCGGACAGGCCACTCAGGGAAGAGCCATCAGCGCAGATCAGATGCGCCCAGGCGATCTGCTTTTCTACGGAAGCGGCAGATCCATCAACCACGTTGCCATGTACATCGGCAATGGACAGGTTGTACATTCTTCCACATACAGCACAGGTATTAAGACTTCCCCATGGAATTATCGGACACCTGTGAAAATCGTCAATGTAATCGGCGATTAA
- a CDS encoding rhodanese-like domain-containing protein — MFQTIPIWEIDNYIDYKDNIMIIDLRNRQSYQKAHIRNAVNYPYEEMDRWIGSLPKDKLLIFYCARGGQSMMVCRNLEPYGYHVVNIANGIAYYRGKYMVWG; from the coding sequence ATGTTCCAGACCATCCCCATTTGGGAAATTGATAATTATATTGATTATAAGGATAATATCATGATTATAGATCTTCGAAACAGGCAGTCCTATCAAAAAGCCCATATTCGAAACGCAGTTAACTATCCCTACGAAGAAATGGACCGTTGGATCGGCTCCCTGCCGAAGGATAAACTTTTAATTTTTTACTGTGCCAGAGGCGGGCAGAGCATGATGGTCTGCCGGAATCTGGAGCCATATGGATATCATGTGGTCAACATTGCCAATGGAATTGCTTACTATCGGGGAAAATATATGGTATGGGGTTAG
- a CDS encoding XTP/dITP diphosphatase, translating into MNEDKIIFATGNEGKMREIREILKDLGMKILSMKEAGADLNIVEDGSTFLENAEIKARAVWEKTGGIVLADDSGLVIDCLNGEPGIYSARYMGEDTSYEIKNQNLLNRAAKARGDERSARFVCSIAAVLPDGNVLHTEETMEGILADNPAGEEGFGYDPIFYLPEFQKTAAELTMEEKNKISHRGKALDAMKCKLMEYYGRK; encoded by the coding sequence ATGAACGAGGATAAGATAATTTTTGCAACTGGAAACGAAGGAAAGATGAGGGAGATCCGGGAGATTTTAAAGGACCTGGGTATGAAAATCCTTTCCATGAAAGAGGCAGGAGCTGATCTTAACATAGTAGAAGATGGTTCCACCTTTTTGGAAAATGCAGAGATTAAAGCCAGAGCTGTATGGGAAAAGACAGGAGGCATCGTACTTGCTGATGATTCCGGTCTTGTCATTGACTGTTTAAACGGAGAGCCGGGAATTTATTCTGCCAGGTACATGGGAGAGGATACCTCCTACGAGATTAAGAATCAGAATCTCTTAAACCGTGCGGCAAAGGCCAGAGGAGACGAACGAAGCGCCCGGTTTGTCTGCAGTATAGCGGCAGTTCTGCCAGATGGAAATGTGCTTCATACAGAAGAAACCATGGAAGGAATTTTGGCGGACAACCCTGCAGGAGAAGAGGGCTTTGGATACGATCCCATTTTTTATCTGCCTGAGTTTCAAAAAACAGCGGCAGAGCTTACCATGGAAGAGAAAAACAAGATCAGCCACCGGGGTAAGGCACTGGATGCGATGAAATGCAAGCTTATGGAATATTACGGGAGGAAGTAG
- a CDS encoding DUF1700 domain-containing protein produces MSKQEFLQRLRETLTGEVPGNVIEDNIRFYDEYISTEVNKGSMEDEVIASIGDPRLIAKTIMEANENASASGKSYYESYTGSTRNVYEDQEDTGHGMHYIDLSKWYWKALALGALILVFFLTATILTGIFSLLMPLLGPLFLVLLILWFFRGMKR; encoded by the coding sequence ATGAGCAAACAGGAATTTTTACAGCGCCTAAGGGAAACTCTAACCGGTGAGGTCCCTGGAAACGTAATTGAGGACAATATCAGATTTTATGACGAATATATCAGTACGGAAGTAAATAAAGGTTCCATGGAAGATGAGGTAATTGCATCCATCGGAGATCCAAGGCTGATTGCCAAGACCATCATGGAAGCCAATGAGAATGCATCAGCTTCAGGAAAGTCTTATTACGAATCCTACACTGGGTCCACACGTAACGTTTATGAAGATCAGGAAGATACTGGACATGGTATGCATTACATTGATCTTAGTAAATGGTACTGGAAGGCCCTTGCTTTGGGAGCTTTGATCCTTGTATTCTTTCTGACAGCGACCATACTGACTGGAATTTTCAGCCTTTTAATGCCTCTTTTAGGACCGTTGTTCCTGGTTCTTTTAATACTCTGGTTTTTCAGAGGAATGAAACGATAA
- the yfcE gene encoding phosphodiesterase has translation MKYMIASDIHGSAYYCGLLLDEYRKSGASRLILLGDILYHGPRNDLPRDYDPKAVISMLNGIKDQIYSVRGNCDTEVDQMVLEFPVLADYGLLVVNGLTIYLTHGHIYHKDHLPPVQKGDILLHGHTHILTAEREGDITILNPGSVSIPKGGNPPTYGILEEQVFRILDFEGNVQKEIDLGE, from the coding sequence ATGAAATATATGATTGCTTCTGACATTCATGGGTCAGCCTACTACTGTGGGCTCCTGTTAGATGAATATAGAAAGTCCGGTGCCAGCCGGCTGATTTTGTTAGGGGATATTTTGTATCATGGTCCCAGGAATGACCTTCCAAGGGATTACGATCCGAAAGCGGTCATTTCTATGTTAAATGGCATAAAGGACCAGATCTATAGTGTGAGAGGAAACTGTGACACGGAAGTAGATCAGATGGTACTGGAATTTCCGGTACTGGCAGATTATGGACTGTTGGTAGTAAACGGTCTGACAATCTATCTCACACATGGTCACATCTATCATAAAGATCATCTGCCGCCGGTACAAAAGGGAGATATTCTCCTTCATGGCCATACACACATCCTGACTGCAGAGCGGGAAGGAGACATTACCATATTAAATCCCGGTTCTGTATCCATTCCAAAGGGCGGTAATCCGCCAACCTATGGAATACTGGAAGAACAGGTATTTCGTATCCTGGATTTTGAGGGAAATGTACAAAAAGAAATAGACTTAGGAGAATAA
- a CDS encoding metallophosphoesterase, with product MKVLIVSDTHRKDDSLYKIITESGPFDMLIHLGDSEGSEEKITGWAGENCQVHMVLGNNDFFSDLDREKEITIGKYRILLTHGHYYNVSLGVERLELEARERNLDIVMYGHTHRPFYEVHNGVIVLNPGSLSYPRQEGRKPSYMIMEVDETGEAHFTLNFLGA from the coding sequence ATGAAAGTACTGATCGTCAGTGACACTCACAGAAAAGATGACAGCCTCTATAAGATTATTACAGAATCCGGCCCTTTTGATATGCTTATCCATCTTGGTGACTCGGAAGGAAGTGAGGAGAAGATTACCGGCTGGGCAGGGGAAAACTGTCAGGTCCATATGGTTCTTGGGAACAATGACTTTTTTTCCGATCTTGACCGGGAAAAGGAGATTACTATCGGTAAATACAGGATTCTTTTAACTCACGGTCATTATTACAATGTTTCTCTTGGCGTGGAACGTCTGGAGCTGGAGGCCAGGGAGAGGAATCTTGATATCGTTATGTATGGTCACACCCACCGTCCGTTTTATGAGGTACATAACGGAGTTATCGTTTTAAATCCAGGCAGCCTGTCTTATCCAAGACAGGAGGGGCGTAAGCCATCTTATATGATCATGGAAGTGGATGAGACGGGTGAGGCCCATTTTACCCTAAATTTCCTGGGAGCTTAA
- a CDS encoding nuclear transport factor 2 family protein: MNIKKVLRMSVTTLAIGAAAVGCGSKTNTIVTKEATNISSDESVISISDRYDNTKELSAVFPIVNPTPIETDMEKNIQNRLLNGFENWNRGYDAWEKWGDILYTDDSFYNVHGVRLTLKEYQSSMNATLKSSDIQMGNFNNMIICGDWAAIRYDISTTDRQTRKSSDGSVMEFVQFKDYGEELGTRVVEGWAGTKGADFDGLTGFQTDDAKAAQQEALNAIVNTVIPDTLNLKDKYPVTNPTPIETDMAKKIQNAILNDFENWNQGLDAWTAWADTYYDSNLQYHTNDATMTLSDYKTLEKNNAESTNVKRIRFDNMLISGDWAAIHYRITKQDSTTGEKTAGDVMQFLHFKEDGDSVKVTECWTK, translated from the coding sequence ATGAATATAAAAAAGGTATTAAGAATGAGTGTAACAACCTTGGCCATCGGGGCTGCTGCTGTTGGCTGTGGATCCAAAACCAATACGATTGTTACCAAAGAAGCCACAAACATAAGCTCCGATGAATCTGTGATCAGTATCTCCGATCGCTATGATAACACGAAAGAACTTTCTGCTGTTTTTCCAATCGTCAATCCCACCCCAATAGAAACAGACATGGAAAAAAACATTCAAAATAGATTATTAAATGGGTTTGAAAACTGGAACAGAGGCTATGATGCGTGGGAAAAATGGGGCGACATTCTGTACACCGATGATTCCTTTTATAACGTCCACGGTGTAAGACTCACCTTGAAGGAATATCAGTCTTCCATGAATGCGACACTGAAGTCCAGCGATATTCAGATGGGTAATTTCAATAATATGATCATCTGCGGCGACTGGGCTGCAATTCGATATGATATATCAACCACCGACCGACAGACCAGAAAATCTTCGGATGGGAGTGTGATGGAGTTTGTACAATTCAAGGATTACGGAGAGGAACTGGGGACTAGGGTTGTGGAAGGCTGGGCTGGAACCAAGGGCGCGGACTTTGATGGTTTGACTGGTTTCCAGACCGACGATGCGAAAGCGGCACAGCAGGAGGCATTAAATGCCATCGTCAATACAGTGATTCCTGATACATTAAATCTTAAAGACAAGTATCCTGTCACCAATCCTACGCCGATTGAAACCGATATGGCTAAGAAGATTCAAAATGCTATATTAAATGATTTTGAAAACTGGAATCAGGGCTTGGATGCTTGGACGGCATGGGCAGACACCTATTATGACAGCAACTTGCAGTATCATACCAACGACGCTACCATGACCTTATCGGATTACAAAACATTGGAGAAGAACAATGCCGAATCGACGAATGTAAAACGTATTCGCTTTGATAATATGCTAATCAGCGGAGATTGGGCGGCCATTCATTATAGAATCACTAAACAGGATTCAACGACCGGAGAAAAGACTGCCGGTGATGTGATGCAGTTCCTGCATTTTAAAGAGGACGGCGACAGCGTGAAAGTGACTGAGTGCTGGACAAAATAA
- a CDS encoding response regulator transcription factor, whose protein sequence is MVTILIVEDDQMVRLLTKTKLSHLYKIKEAADGEEALEVLDHVHVDLLIVDIQMPNMNGYELVRALRDVGDMTPVIMLTAMNTFTHKKEGFASGVDDYMTKPIDYEELIWRIKALMRRAQIANENRIVIGGFTMEQNTLSTQYNGETISLTNKEFNLLYKFLSYPNVVFTKQQLMDGIWGCDSETEYDTIKTYISRLRNKLSMCREFELVSIRGLGYKAVIHKIGGSHETV, encoded by the coding sequence ATGGTTACAATTCTTATCGTAGAAGATGATCAGATGGTACGTCTTTTAACAAAAACAAAACTTAGTCACCTATATAAAATAAAAGAAGCTGCTGATGGCGAAGAAGCGTTAGAAGTTCTCGACCACGTACATGTTGATCTACTCATTGTGGATATTCAAATGCCAAACATGAATGGATATGAGTTGGTACGTGCCCTGCGGGATGTGGGTGATATGACACCAGTCATTATGCTGACGGCGATGAATACCTTTACACACAAAAAAGAAGGATTTGCATCCGGCGTAGATGATTACATGACAAAACCCATCGACTACGAGGAACTTATTTGGCGTATTAAGGCACTGATGAGGCGAGCACAGATTGCTAACGAAAACCGTATCGTTATCGGTGGTTTTACTATGGAACAGAACACTTTATCAACTCAGTATAACGGCGAAACGATCTCGTTGACAAACAAGGAATTCAACCTGCTGTACAAGTTTCTCTCCTACCCCAATGTGGTATTCACCAAACAGCAGCTAATGGACGGGATTTGGGGATGTGATTCTGAGACAGAGTACGATACTATTAAAACCTACATCAGCCGCCTGCGCAACAAGCTTTCGATGTGCAGAGAATTCGAGTTGGTATCCATTCGCGGACTGGGATATAAAGCTGTCATTCATAAGATAGGAGGCAGCCATGAAACAGTATAA
- a CDS encoding lectin like domain-containing protein codes for MGCQYKTPEQPEAGKVTEYNGALPASYDGRKKGRVPAVKNQGNLGTCWAFASLQALEASLLLGESKDFSEDHMSLGNGFSIPQEEGGEFTMSLAYLLSWKGPVLEEQDPYGDGVSPKGLKAVKHVQEVQMIPGKDYEKIKQAVLRYGGVQSSLYTSMTDENSRSASYNEKAYAYCYIGSEPPNHDSVIIGWDDHYPKENFNEPVNGNGAFICLNSWGKGFGEQGYYYVSYYDSNIGMNNLVYSLTEDTDNYSHIYQSDLRGWVGQLGYGEDTIWISNVYEAEGDEALSAVGFYATAKNTSYEIYGVGKVSDEAAIVSGGDFDRKVLLAKGSFINAGYYTVPVTGSLKEEQKLNKGERFAVMVKITTPDAIHPAAIEYDTGDGRTLVDLSDGEGYLSPDGNHWERVEKKQDCNLCLKAYTTDR; via the coding sequence GTGGGATGTCAATACAAAACTCCCGAACAACCAGAAGCAGGAAAGGTGACGGAATATAACGGTGCCCTTCCTGCCTCCTATGATGGGAGAAAAAAGGGCAGGGTGCCAGCCGTTAAAAACCAGGGAAACCTTGGAACCTGCTGGGCCTTTGCCTCCCTTCAGGCACTGGAGGCCAGCCTGCTGCTAGGAGAATCTAAGGATTTTTCCGAAGACCATATGTCCCTCGGGAATGGTTTTTCCATCCCTCAGGAAGAGGGCGGTGAATTCACCATGTCTTTAGCTTATCTCCTCTCCTGGAAGGGACCGGTTCTGGAAGAACAGGATCCTTATGGAGATGGCGTTTCTCCAAAGGGATTAAAAGCGGTCAAGCATGTCCAGGAAGTTCAGATGATTCCCGGTAAGGATTATGAAAAAATAAAACAGGCGGTTCTACGCTATGGCGGGGTACAGAGTTCCCTATATACCTCCATGACCGATGAAAACAGCCGTTCCGCCTCCTACAATGAAAAGGCATATGCGTATTGCTATATTGGCTCTGAGCCTCCAAACCACGATTCTGTAATCATTGGCTGGGACGATCATTATCCCAAGGAGAATTTTAATGAGCCGGTGAACGGAAACGGGGCATTTATTTGTTTGAACAGCTGGGGGAAAGGCTTTGGAGAGCAGGGCTATTATTATGTGTCATATTATGATTCCAATATTGGAATGAATAATCTGGTATATTCCCTGACGGAAGATACGGACAATTACAGCCATATCTACCAGTCTGATTTAAGAGGCTGGGTAGGACAGCTGGGGTATGGAGAAGATACCATCTGGATTTCCAATGTTTACGAAGCAGAAGGTGATGAGGCTTTGTCTGCAGTTGGCTTTTATGCAACAGCTAAAAACACCTCCTATGAAATATATGGAGTGGGGAAGGTAAGTGACGAGGCTGCGATCGTAAGCGGCGGGGATTTCGACCGGAAGGTGCTGTTAGCAAAGGGGAGCTTTATCAATGCCGGTTATTATACGGTTCCTGTTACCGGCAGCTTAAAGGAAGAGCAAAAGCTTAATAAGGGAGAACGATTTGCGGTTATGGTAAAGATCACCACACCAGATGCCATTCACCCTGCAGCCATCGAGTATGATACAGGAGATGGGCGAACCCTTGTGGACTTATCTGATGGGGAAGGCTATTTAAGCCCCGATGGCAATCACTGGGAGCGGGTGGAGAAAAAGCAGGACTGCAATCTTTGCTTAAAAGCGTATACGACAGACCGATAG